GGCGATTGACAAGACCCTGCACGACGCTTCCGCCGGCCTTGTTCCAGCGAGGAAGCTCATTGCAGGCGTCCTGCCATCGATCGGCATTCGCGCGCTTTGCCAGCGTAGAACTACAGGCGGCACCGGTACCGACATTGTAGGACCAGGACACCAGCGCGACCTGGACGCCTTCGGGCTGCTGCGGCAGGGCCGGTATGCAACTGACCAGGCGATCACGAAACTCGCCCAGGGCATCCATCAGCATGGCGCTGCACTCGGCCGAGCTGTAGCGATCGCCCGGTTCGACACCGCGAGTCTCGCCGTAACAGACCGTCCAGACCGGCGGGCTGGCAATGCGATCGAGATAAGCTTCGGTGCGCTCGCCCTCCCACGGCCCAACGAATGCCGCAGCGGCGGCGAGGATGGCGGCCGTGCCGGTCGTGGCGGCCGCCCTGCCCTTGGTCGAGACAAGCGATTTCACCCACGCCAGAAGCGCGGTCAGGAACTGGATCATGATGCTCTCCATGAAAAAGCCCGCTCGAGGCGGGCGAATGATGATAGTTTGACGATCGATATTGGATCTGGGGAACTGCGCCCCATCTACTCGTGATGACTGGACTCAAGCTCTACAAACGGTTGCGCAACATGCGTGACGAAGCCATCCGACGCCCGTCCTATCGGGTGGTCTATGCGCACGCACTGACCGTGGCGCATA
This region of Paracoccus saliphilus genomic DNA includes:
- a CDS encoding lysozyme, whose protein sequence is MIQFLTALLAWVKSLVSTKGRAAATTGTAAILAAAAAFVGPWEGERTEAYLDRIASPPVWTVCYGETRGVEPGDRYSSAECSAMLMDALGEFRDRLVSCIPALPQQPEGVQVALVSWSYNVGTGAACSSTLAKRANADRWQDACNELPRWNKAGGSVVQGLVNRRAAEQRLCLSAIGG